One genomic region from Nilaparvata lugens isolate BPH chromosome 3, ASM1435652v1, whole genome shotgun sequence encodes:
- the LOC120350265 gene encoding uncharacterized protein LOC120350265, giving the protein MNTQARAVWKCDSCKQDKNNPGQSSDINLKQFSSDIVENLRKEITDLKTFFTSKLDDLQTKLESINTKTDTIKTQIDTLTQEHNSLKLNFNNLEKENLENKKHVQRLEKEIHDLQQYTRKDNVEIVGIPETQGENLLAVMDAVAKSLNVEFKKDDLSIIHRMPTAKGSTSIVAKFCSRQKKMQWITAARQKKGIKTTDVCDKLPPSNVYVNEHLSPYYKGLLGKAKNLKKDKKTSLCLGS; this is encoded by the coding sequence atgaacaCTCAAGCAAGAGCCGTGTGGAAATGTGATAGTTGTAAGCAGGACAAAAACAATCCAGGTCAGTCATCGGACATTAACTTGAAACAATTTTCCTCTGATATAGTAGAAAATTTACGAAAAGAAATAACCGATTTGAAAACATTCTTCACCTCGAAATTGGACGACCTACAAACAAAACTAGAATCTATCAACACCAAAACAGACActataaaaacacaaatagacaCTCTCACACAAGAACACAATAGCTTGAAACTCAACTTTAACAACCTCGAGAAAGAAAACttggaaaataaaaaacatgttcagagactagagaaagaaataCATGACCTGCAGCAATATACCAGGAAAGACAATGTTGAAATTGTAGGCATCCCCGAAACCCAGGGTGAGAATTTACTGGCCGTCATGGATGCCGTCGCAAAATCGTTGAATGTGGAGTTTAAAAAGGACGACCTATCCATTATCCATCGGATGCCAACCGCAAAAGGATCCACTTCCATAGTGGCTAAATTCTGTTCCAGACAGAAGAAGATGCAATGGATCACCGCTGCGCGTCAAAAGAAAGGCATCAAAACAACCGATGTGTGCGACAAGCTGCCTCCTTCAAATGTCTATGTAAATGAACACCTCTCTCCCTACTACAAAGGACTACTAGGCAAAGCGAAAAATCttaaaaaagataaaaaaactAGCCTATGTCTGGGTTCGTGA